The following are from one region of the Mangifera indica cultivar Alphonso chromosome 14, CATAS_Mindica_2.1, whole genome shotgun sequence genome:
- the LOC123197037 gene encoding uncharacterized protein LOC123197037, with the protein MFRYSILFLAAVLFLANAHALTPVAATHADLNNFKARMLRLVPTGPNPGSPHAALNQDPTRGLPLAAADLNKFKGGMLRLVPSGPNPGSPHAALNQEPTQGLPLAAADLNKFKGGMLRLVPSGPNPGSPHAAQSKDDAHQQITEP; encoded by the exons ATGTTTAGGTACTCGATACTTTTCCTCGCTGCAGTTTTGTTCCTCGCCAACGCTCATGCACTCACGCCTGTAGCTGCAACTCACGCTGATTTGAACAACTTCAAAGCCAGGATGTTGAGGTTGGTTCCAACCGGACCCAACCCAGGTTCTCCTCATGCCGCACTAAACCAGGACCCAACCCGGGGCCTTCCTCTTGCTGCCGCTGATTTGAACAAGTTCAAAGGCGGGATGTTGAGGTTGGTTCCAAGCGGACCCAACCCAGGCTCTCCTCATGCCGCACTAAACCAGGAACCAACCCAGGGCCTTCCTCTTGCTGCCGCTGATTTGAACAAGTTCAAAGGCGGGATGTTGAGGTTGGTTCCAAGCGGACCCAACCCAG GTTCTCCTCATGCCGCTCAAAGCAAGGACGATGCTCATCAGCAAATAACTGAACCTTGA